From Streptomyces mirabilis, a single genomic window includes:
- a CDS encoding amino acid--tRNA ligase-related protein encodes MLNPVVMKSDLLFSLRDTLRSETFVEVVTPTVRRADLGPGRRVPVDLDGGRFLRAMIGPALRVNMEHHRRVFEIGQCFRPEKPDELHAPEFQMLDLYAADENFEFLFALAERLVVPHIRYTPERVSVAGHIHDVFGIDLRREPLGDLPAQMAAHLDMGTEVPFKTVLGRFVERELETQSTGAALFLTEYPIGGDEPCARLTPGTTAVLNRFEVLIDGLEVVHGYEDEPDRAAFVERARAVDLYDDEQALAWKAIDAGQAPAHSVGLGIGIERLCMAASGIKDISVFQQSAQF; translated from the coding sequence GTGCTCAACCCCGTTGTGATGAAGTCCGACCTGCTGTTCAGCCTGCGTGACACGCTGCGCTCAGAGACGTTCGTCGAGGTGGTCACCCCTACGGTGCGCAGAGCCGACCTCGGCCCGGGACGTCGCGTGCCGGTCGATCTCGACGGGGGCCGCTTCCTGCGGGCGATGATCGGCCCGGCGCTGCGCGTGAACATGGAGCACCACCGGCGGGTCTTCGAAATCGGTCAGTGCTTCCGGCCCGAGAAGCCGGACGAGCTGCACGCGCCCGAGTTCCAGATGCTCGACCTCTACGCCGCCGACGAGAATTTCGAGTTCCTGTTCGCGCTGGCCGAGCGCCTGGTCGTCCCGCACATCCGTTACACCCCCGAGCGGGTCTCTGTCGCCGGCCACATCCATGACGTCTTCGGCATCGACCTGCGCCGCGAGCCCCTCGGCGATCTGCCCGCACAGATGGCCGCCCACCTGGACATGGGTACCGAGGTGCCGTTCAAGACGGTGCTCGGCCGGTTCGTGGAGCGCGAACTGGAGACCCAGAGCACGGGTGCCGCACTGTTCCTGACCGAGTACCCGATCGGCGGGGACGAGCCGTGCGCCCGTCTCACACCGGGCACGACCGCCGTCCTCAACCGTTTCGAGGTCCTGATCGACGGCCTCGAAGTCGTGCACGGCTACGAGGACGAGCCCGACCGGGCCGCGTTCGTCGAGCGGGCCCGTGCGGTGGACCTGTACGACGACGAGCAGGCCCTGGCGTGGAAGGCGATCGACGCCGGGCAAGCGCCGGCCCACAGCGTCGGGCTCGGCATCGGCATCGAGCGGCTGTGTATGGCCGCCTCCGGCATCAAGGACATCAGCGTCTTCCAGCAGTCGGCCCAGTTCTGA
- a CDS encoding TauD/TfdA dioxygenase family protein — translation MSLSLRPLDDSGFGAVVDCNLATEAEGLAPQLARALHQHRLLVVPRQHLTHADLLTVASCFGTVDTSIDRRYAVGGFPGLTVISNIVEDGEYVGIYDGDDEEEWHADNSFKPQLTAVTLLYSVITPEEGGETRFADATRAYTGLPPAARQRIEKMRAVHSIQQLGALQSQASGGQSSAAAGSLAGQPEVEHPLVLTHPVTGARSLLLGSMVIRCVTGLSDQDSRALIDDLLEHTTRAPYLYSHRWSQGDLVVWDNLATLHTASPCDSSRHPRLLYRAAVRQHAASRGSEG, via the coding sequence ATGTCCTTGTCGCTGCGCCCGCTCGACGACAGCGGCTTCGGCGCCGTCGTCGACTGCAACCTCGCGACCGAAGCCGAAGGGCTCGCGCCCCAGCTGGCGCGAGCCCTGCACCAGCACAGGCTGCTGGTCGTGCCCCGCCAGCACCTGACCCACGCCGATCTCCTGACCGTCGCCTCCTGCTTCGGAACGGTGGACACGAGCATCGACCGCCGCTATGCCGTCGGCGGCTTTCCCGGGCTGACCGTCATCAGCAACATCGTCGAGGACGGCGAGTACGTCGGCATCTACGACGGGGACGATGAGGAGGAATGGCACGCCGACAACAGCTTCAAGCCACAGCTGACCGCCGTGACGCTGCTGTACTCGGTCATCACCCCCGAGGAAGGCGGCGAGACCCGCTTCGCCGACGCGACCCGCGCCTACACCGGCCTCCCCCCGGCGGCACGGCAGCGGATCGAGAAGATGCGCGCGGTGCACTCCATCCAGCAGCTCGGCGCGTTGCAGAGCCAGGCCAGCGGCGGGCAGTCGTCGGCCGCGGCCGGGAGCCTCGCCGGCCAGCCAGAGGTCGAGCACCCGCTCGTCCTGACCCATCCGGTCACCGGAGCCCGCTCACTGCTGCTCGGCTCCATGGTGATCCGCTGCGTCACCGGACTCTCCGATCAGGACAGCCGCGCCCTGATCGACGACCTGCTGGAGCACACGACCAGAGCGCCGTACCTCTACAGCCATCGCTGGAGTCAGGGCGACCTCGTCGTGTGGGACAACCTCGCCACCCTCCACACCGCATCCCCGTGCGACAGCTCCCGCCACCCCCGCCTGCTGTATCGCGCTGCCGTTCGACAGCATGCCGCTTCCCGTGGCTCCGAGGGATGA